In Fusobacteriaceae bacterium, one genomic interval encodes:
- a CDS encoding endonuclease MutS2, translating into MEHSYKVLEFDRLREDLAQYAAIESNQDKIINLSPFKDINLLNRELDILRDFIDFVTWDGGFESAGMKDIPALTEKTRLIGTYFEPGDLWDINVNLRMLRLFKNRLDDLEKYKALKERFRDMPALRVIEDAVNNAIDNNKEIRDEASLDLRDIRIGKKALAASIRKKFDELFEQPQFANAFQERIVTERDGRSVVPVKMDFKGLIKGIEHDRSSSGQTVFIEPMSIVSLNNKMREFETREKEEIKKILLRLTDLVRSRREEVDKAGEAILYLDTLNARALFASAGKCVIPKINNREILSLAAARHPFIPADRVVPLSFEIGKTYTTLLITGPNTGGKTVALKTAGLLTLMALSAIPVPAAEETSVGFFGSIYADIGDEQSIEQSLSSFSAHLKNIQEIFENVTRTSLVLLDELGSGTDPIEGSAFAMAAIDFFKEKKCRSVITTHYSQVKAYGYNDPEIETASMEFDVNTLSPTYRLLMGIPGESNALTIARRLGVAESVIERARGYISDDNKKVEIMIKNIRDKSEELDTLRARITFLKDEAQREKEDYEEKLRTLEKEKNEILKEAYEKSERMVKETQARANAMIENIRREENRKEDLKSVQKNLNLLRNAILQEKEKNVVRKKTPEAKIPYQAGDKIFIESLAQSGVVIKINAARESAQVQAGILKLEVPLSDIKALKEEKKKKFIPMARIQTRVRNEIDVRGKMVDEAVYEIENYLDRAVMNSYNEVYIIHGKGTGALREGILKYLKACPYVSEFRIGNQNEGGLGCTVATLK; encoded by the coding sequence ATGGAACACAGCTATAAAGTGCTGGAATTTGACCGCCTGCGCGAAGATCTCGCCCAATACGCGGCGATTGAAAGCAATCAGGATAAAATCATCAACCTGAGCCCCTTCAAAGACATCAACCTCCTGAACCGGGAGCTTGACATCCTGAGGGATTTTATCGACTTCGTGACTTGGGACGGCGGCTTTGAAAGCGCCGGGATGAAAGATATTCCGGCCCTTACGGAAAAGACCCGGCTCATCGGAACGTATTTCGAACCCGGGGACCTGTGGGACATCAACGTAAATCTGAGAATGCTGAGGCTTTTCAAGAACCGCCTCGACGACCTCGAAAAATACAAGGCCTTGAAAGAGCGCTTCCGGGATATGCCGGCGTTGCGGGTCATCGAGGACGCCGTCAACAACGCCATCGACAACAACAAGGAGATCCGGGACGAGGCGTCTCTGGATCTTCGGGATATCCGGATCGGAAAAAAGGCCTTGGCGGCAAGCATCCGGAAAAAATTTGACGAGCTTTTTGAGCAGCCCCAGTTCGCCAACGCCTTTCAGGAGAGGATTGTGACCGAACGGGACGGCAGGAGCGTCGTTCCGGTCAAGATGGATTTCAAGGGCCTGATCAAGGGAATTGAACATGACCGTTCCTCGAGCGGACAGACGGTCTTTATCGAGCCCATGTCCATCGTTTCCCTCAACAATAAAATGCGGGAATTTGAAACCCGCGAAAAAGAAGAGATCAAAAAAATCCTGCTGCGCTTGACGGATCTCGTCCGAAGCCGCCGGGAAGAAGTCGATAAAGCCGGGGAAGCGATCCTCTACCTCGATACGCTGAACGCCCGGGCGCTTTTCGCGAGCGCGGGAAAATGCGTGATCCCCAAAATCAACAACCGCGAGATCCTCTCCCTTGCGGCCGCGCGCCATCCCTTTATCCCGGCCGACCGGGTCGTCCCGCTCAGCTTTGAGATCGGAAAAACCTATACGACGCTTTTGATCACGGGCCCGAACACCGGCGGCAAGACCGTGGCGCTCAAAACCGCGGGGCTTTTGACCCTGATGGCCCTTTCCGCCATCCCCGTCCCGGCCGCCGAAGAGACCAGCGTGGGCTTTTTCGGATCCATTTACGCCGATATCGGCGACGAGCAGAGCATAGAGCAGTCCCTCTCGTCCTTTTCGGCCCATCTCAAAAATATTCAGGAGATCTTCGAAAACGTGACGCGGACGTCCCTTGTTCTTCTGGACGAACTGGGCTCGGGCACGGACCCCATCGAAGGCTCGGCCTTTGCCATGGCGGCCATTGATTTTTTCAAGGAAAAGAAGTGCCGCTCGGTGATCACGACCCATTACAGCCAGGTCAAGGCCTACGGGTACAACGATCCTGAAATCGAGACGGCGTCCATGGAATTTGACGTCAATACCCTTTCCCCCACCTACCGGCTCCTCATGGGGATCCCGGGCGAGAGCAACGCCCTCACGATCGCCAGACGCCTGGGCGTAGCCGAAAGCGTCATCGAAAGGGCCCGGGGTTATATCAGCGACGACAACAAAAAAGTTGAAATCATGATTAAAAATATCCGCGATAAATCCGAAGAGCTGGACACCTTGAGGGCGCGGATCACCTTTCTTAAAGACGAGGCCCAGCGGGAAAAGGAAGACTACGAGGAAAAACTCCGAACCCTCGAAAAAGAAAAGAACGAAATTCTCAAAGAAGCCTACGAAAAATCCGAGCGGATGGTCAAGGAAACCCAGGCCCGGGCCAACGCCATGATCGAAAATATCCGGCGCGAGGAAAACCGCAAGGAAGACTTGAAAAGCGTTCAGAAAAATCTCAATCTCCTCCGAAACGCGATTTTACAGGAAAAAGAAAAAAACGTCGTCAGGAAAAAAACGCCCGAAGCGAAAATTCCCTATCAGGCCGGAGACAAGATCTTTATCGAAAGTCTCGCCCAATCGGGCGTCGTGATCAAGATCAACGCCGCCCGGGAATCGGCCCAGGTCCAGGCGGGGATCCTCAAGCTGGAAGTTCCCCTGTCCGACATCAAGGCGCTCAAGGAGGAAAAGAAAAAGAAATTCATCCCCATGGCCCGGATCCAGACCCGGGTCCGGAACGAGATCGACGTCCGCGGGAAAATGGTGGACGAGGCGGTCTATGAGATCGAGAATTATCTCGACCGGGCCGTCATGAATTCCTACAACGAGGTCTATATCATCCACGGCAAAGGAACCGGCGCGCTCCGGGAGGGGATTTTGAAATACCTCAAGGCCTGTCCCTATGTCAGCGAATTTCGGATCGGCAACCAGAACGAGGGGGGATTGGGATGCACGGTAGCCACGCTCAAATGA
- a CDS encoding autotransporter outer membrane beta-barrel domain-containing protein, producing the protein MKTHGMKMRNDGKKKERTTKAAIMGLIAAVYLSAPAPGEDLGSTYGGKVTDGDANGFTATLDGDYRVNGVLIGGSSDNGNANDNAVDAKGKLELNGSLYGGYAPKGVANGNTVTLEGDMDLNVALYGGWGDKEANNNSVILKGDITINEDLFGAITSTGTANGNLVSLEGNITIVGNLRGGRSGSGLSSDNTLEIRSENIRVGGLYNFQNLNYYFSGTVKDGTIMVWVTDKANISGSTIQLFFSGEDGGLQPGEKIILIQTVYGITGIPANKDSQVTARVGVSLDYGQYDLTFDDPKNPKKLIASLHQEEDPDPDPQPDPEPAPDPSPTPDPDPDPTPSPEPNPTPASPTPVVPKVNPQLKSLLEGWLAGMTQLVRGGDLVAEAIDDAATAGSSENMAGGIPFAKINGNRLRHKTGSHIDTRGTNVVAGIAGGKSGEDGSALTGGVFLEYGRGNYDTWNTFADRDPVQGAGDTKYAGAGAMGRYDFKSKTDAHTYFEGSLRGGRIKVNYDSLTLKDAMGTVAAWHAETGYMSAHGAVGRTIKLSGAATLDVKAGYYWTRMNGAETRLTTGEKITYEEIDSHRARIAARLTGDSKLAVKPYAGIALEREFSGKARGSVYGYKIDPPTLKGTTFVADAGIQIKAGNKDNLTIELGVQAYAGRREGITGGAGFSYKF; encoded by the coding sequence ATGAAGACGCATGGGATGAAAATGCGCAATGATGGGAAGAAAAAAGAAAGGACCACAAAAGCGGCAATTATGGGCTTGATCGCGGCAGTTTACCTGTCGGCGCCGGCCCCGGGAGAAGATCTCGGGAGCACGTACGGAGGCAAAGTCACAGACGGCGACGCCAACGGATTTACGGCTACCCTCGACGGGGATTACCGCGTCAACGGCGTGCTTATCGGCGGCAGCAGCGACAACGGAAACGCCAACGACAATGCGGTTGACGCCAAAGGCAAGCTGGAATTGAACGGCTCCCTGTACGGCGGCTACGCGCCCAAAGGAGTCGCCAACGGGAACACGGTTACCCTCGAGGGCGATATGGACCTCAATGTGGCTTTGTACGGCGGCTGGGGCGACAAAGAGGCAAACAACAACAGCGTTATCCTCAAAGGCGATATTACGATCAACGAAGACCTCTTCGGGGCCATTACCTCCACGGGAACCGCCAACGGAAATTTGGTTTCCCTTGAGGGCAACATCACCATTGTCGGAAACCTCAGAGGCGGGCGCAGCGGATCCGGCCTTTCTTCGGACAATACGCTGGAAATCAGAAGCGAAAACATCAGAGTCGGAGGTTTGTACAATTTTCAGAATCTGAATTATTATTTCTCCGGAACCGTCAAAGACGGGACAATAATGGTTTGGGTCACGGATAAAGCGAATATTTCCGGCAGTACGATACAGTTGTTCTTTTCCGGCGAGGACGGAGGGCTCCAACCCGGGGAGAAAATTATCCTGATTCAAACGGTATACGGAATTACGGGAATTCCCGCCAATAAAGACAGCCAGGTCACGGCCAGGGTGGGGGTAAGTCTTGATTACGGTCAATATGATCTGACCTTCGACGATCCGAAAAATCCAAAAAAACTGATTGCGTCCCTGCATCAGGAAGAGGATCCCGATCCCGATCCCCAACCTGATCCGGAACCCGCCCCGGATCCGTCCCCGACGCCGGATCCCGATCCGGATCCGACGCCTTCGCCGGAACCGAATCCGACGCCCGCCTCGCCAACCCCGGTCGTTCCCAAGGTCAATCCGCAGCTGAAATCGCTGTTGGAAGGCTGGCTCGCCGGGATGACGCAGCTCGTCAGGGGCGGCGACCTGGTAGCGGAAGCGATCGACGACGCGGCGACCGCGGGATCAAGCGAAAATATGGCCGGAGGCATCCCCTTCGCCAAAATCAACGGCAACCGGCTGCGGCATAAGACAGGCTCCCACATCGATACCCGGGGGACGAACGTTGTCGCCGGCATCGCGGGCGGGAAAAGCGGCGAAGACGGAAGCGCTTTGACCGGAGGCGTATTCCTTGAGTACGGCAGGGGAAATTACGATACCTGGAATACCTTCGCGGACAGGGACCCCGTTCAGGGCGCGGGCGACACCAAATACGCCGGCGCGGGGGCCATGGGCCGCTATGATTTCAAAAGCAAAACCGACGCCCATACGTATTTTGAAGGCTCCCTTCGGGGCGGCCGGATCAAGGTCAACTACGACAGCCTGACGCTCAAAGACGCCATGGGAACCGTGGCGGCCTGGCACGCGGAAACAGGTTATATGAGCGCCCATGGCGCCGTGGGACGGACGATCAAACTGTCCGGCGCGGCGACATTGGACGTCAAAGCGGGCTATTACTGGACAAGGATGAATGGCGCGGAGACGCGGCTTACCACAGGGGAAAAAATCACCTATGAAGAGATCGATTCCCACCGGGCAAGAATAGCCGCGAGACTAACCGGAGACTCAAAACTGGCGGTCAAACCTTATGCGGGGATCGCCCTGGAGCGGGAATTTTCCGGAAAAGCCCGGGGCAGCGTATACGGCTACAAGATCGATCCGCCCACGCTCAAGGGAACGACGTTTGTGGCCGACGCGGGCATTCAGATCAAAGCGGGAAATAAAGACAACCTGACCATTGAATTGGGCGTGCAGGCCTACGCCGGAAGGCGCGAAGGCATAACGGGCGGCGCCGGATTCAGCTATAAGTTTTAA